The Thermonema lapsum sequence GAACTTCGAAGGATATTGGAACTGGGACCCCGTAGAAAATGCGGTGTATGTACCTTGGCTGGCAATGGTAGCTGCTATACACACCGCCCTGGTAGCCCGCAAGTCGCCGATTGCCCTACGCTTCACTTTCTGGCTGGTAATCAGCAGTTTTCTACTGGTGCTTTATTCTACATTCCTTACCCGCAGCGGTATTTTGGGCAATGCGTCGGTGCATTCCTTTACCGACTTGGGGCTTTCGGGGCAATTGCTGCTTTACTTGCTCTTCTTTAGCGTCGTATCTGTAGGGCTGCTGATAGCACGCCACAAACATCTTCCTAAAAGTAGCGAAGAAAGCGACCTGTCGATTTACCAACGTGAATTTTGGATATTCACTGCTGCCTTCATCATGCTGCTGTCGGGCTTTCAGGTGTTGAATACGACCTCTTTCCCCGTGTACAACAAGATAGCCGAGCTGTTGGGCTTTGAGCTTAACTTGGCACCCCCAGAAGACCAAGTGATGCACTACACACGCATACAATTGTGGTTTGCCGTGCTGCTTGCCATCGGCTCGGGCTTGGGGCAATTTTTCTGGTGGAAGAAAATAAAAAGCAATCAGCAGTTAAGTACCCTATACTTTCCCACAGCCTTGGCGATGATAAGCAGTGCGCTGGTGATTATTTTGAGCGGCGAAAAGAACCTCAGCTACATTGCGCTTCTGTTTGCTTCGTTCTATGCCATCATCAGCAACGCATGGATACTCACCGAGCTGCTGCGCAAGAAGCCACGTCTTGCCGGCGGTGCCCTCACTCACTTGGGCGTTGGGCTGATGCTTATTGGTATTTTGTACTCCTCTGGCTATACGCGCGTGGTATCGCTCAATGTCAGCGGTTTACTCTACACTACCGATGAAAGTGCCCCTTCCGACTTCAACGAAAAGAACACACTGCTGTGGCTGGACGAGCCCACACCTGTGGGCAACTACATAGCCACCTTTCAAGGTCCTGCCCTTGAAGTGGATGGCTTTCCGTCATATATTCCTTACAACAAGGTGTATTTCCTTGATGACCCGCACTACATCGTGGCACTCGAAGACATAAAGCATAAAGGCAAAACCTATTTTAAGGCGGGCGATACGCTCTATACCCGCCCCGAGAATGTGTATTATCAAATCCGCTTTGATGACCCACGTGCCCAAAAGAGTTTCAACATGTATCCGCGAGTGCAGGTCAACCCTTCGATGGACCTGACCCCCTCGCCTGCCATTCGCAAAGAATGGGGCAAAGACCTCTATACCCACATTACGGCGGTATATCCTGACCCCAAAGAAGGTAGGGAGTGGAGCGACAGCGAACAGCACGAAGTAATGCCCGGCGATACCCTCTTCTTGAATGACTTCGTTGCTATTTTTGATGAAGTAAAACCCGTGCGGGTGTACAAACAAATGACATTGGAAGACCACGAAATGGCTCTGCAGGCACACTGGCGCATTTTAAGCAAAACAAAGGAATATCATCTGTCGCCAGTCTTTCTGTTGAACATACAAGATGGCATGATAGCCTCGCCGGCAGAAATAGAACCTGCCTTAGGCTTAAAGATGGCTTTTGTACGTGTAAATCCGGAAAAACAGACTTTCATCTTTGAAACACAACGCACACAGCGCGACTACATCATCTTGAAAGCCATTGAAAAGCCGCTTATCAACTTTTTGTGGATAGGTAGCTTATTGATGCTTGCCGGCTTTGGCGTGAGTGCCTACCGGCGCCTACGGGCAGCTAAAGGCAAAGCTGCCGTGGAAAGCATGGTCTGAGTCTTGACCTTCAACATCTTACTGGTGCTGCCCTCTCTGTGAGGGCAGTTTTTTTATTTGCACAAACACCACACTTAAAGAAACACACGATTTTTACGCCTTCTGCTCATTAGACAAAATCAAGAAAAAGCAGCTGAAAGGGTATACAGACAGGCAGGGCAAAAAAACCATTCCCATACAGCTTAAAGGCATATGGAATTTTCGCTATGAGCTGGCAGCTGCCTGCCATACCCAAAGCAAATGGGATACATCCACCTGAAAAGCAAGTGGCAAATGGCAGAGCCATACGAGAAAGGCTCGGCTTTTCGCCATAGATTGACAAAAATCCAGCTTCGTGGTGCCACATGCAAGCGACACGCTATGCAAGCAGTAAGCTCTCTTTAAAGCATAGCTAAAAGGCATTCAAAAAATATTGCCATGCACCCGGTATCACCAACAAGGTGAACAACACGCCTATGACGCCGCCCCCCAAATGTGCTGCATGGTCTATCTTTCCCTTTTTTTCATAAATACCATACACCGAATATCCCACAAAACCTATGGCAAAGATATAGGCAGGTATGGGCACTGGTATAAAAAACAAATAGAGTTTGGAATCGGGCGACAATAAGATAAAAGAAAACAATACCCCCACAACTCCACCCGAAGCACCTACCGACCGGAAATAGGGGTTGTCTTTATGCCGCCAAAGATTGAGCAACTGCCCTCCCACAGCACTCAAAAGAAAAAGCCCCAGATACCATATCCAATAGGATGGTCCTAAAAAATAATTGAATAGGTACTCCAGAGTACGCCCGAAGAAAAAGAGCGTAACCGCATTGAACAAGAGATGCAAAAGATTTACATGTACAAAAACGGCAGTTATCAAGCGGTACCACTCACCCTTATGCCACACTTCATAAGGGCAAAAAGCCCACTTTTGCTGCAAACGAGGTA is a genomic window containing:
- the ccsA gene encoding cytochrome c biogenesis protein CcsA → MIHYTVGNIGHLSLIAAFVLALMSALAYGFTGRRQLPLNERESWRRFARWTFLLHGLFVTTAGVVLFVIILNHYYEYYYAYAHSSRHLPTEYIIACFWEGQEGSFWLWIFWNVLIGLFFVLRRPTEWEAPIMSIVVWVQAFLTSMILGVVIGDWKIGSSPFVLTRDVLDLPVYTPGSPMYNPNFVPTDGTGLNPLLQNYWMVIHPPTLFLGFALSLVPFAFAVAALWRKEFTGWIRPALPWLIISTLVLGLGILMGAYWAYETLNFEGYWNWDPVENAVYVPWLAMVAAIHTALVARKSPIALRFTFWLVISSFLLVLYSTFLTRSGILGNASVHSFTDLGLSGQLLLYLLFFSVVSVGLLIARHKHLPKSSEESDLSIYQREFWIFTAAFIMLLSGFQVLNTTSFPVYNKIAELLGFELNLAPPEDQVMHYTRIQLWFAVLLAIGSGLGQFFWWKKIKSNQQLSTLYFPTALAMISSALVIILSGEKNLSYIALLFASFYAIISNAWILTELLRKKPRLAGGALTHLGVGLMLIGILYSSGYTRVVSLNVSGLLYTTDESAPSDFNEKNTLLWLDEPTPVGNYIATFQGPALEVDGFPSYIPYNKVYFLDDPHYIVALEDIKHKGKTYFKAGDTLYTRPENVYYQIRFDDPRAQKSFNMYPRVQVNPSMDLTPSPAIRKEWGKDLYTHITAVYPDPKEGREWSDSEQHEVMPGDTLFLNDFVAIFDEVKPVRVYKQMTLEDHEMALQAHWRILSKTKEYHLSPVFLLNIQDGMIASPAEIEPALGLKMAFVRVNPEKQTFIFETQRTQRDYIILKAIEKPLINFLWIGSLLMLAGFGVSAYRRLRAAKGKAAVESMV
- a CDS encoding rhomboid family intramembrane serine protease, encoding MVPLNFTTGALIGLMVIAAAIINFVPRLQQKWAFCPYEVWHKGEWYRLITAVFVHVNLLHLLFNAVTLFFFGRTLEYLFNYFLGPSYWIWYLGLFLLSAVGGQLLNLWRHKDNPYFRSVGASGGVVGVLFSFILLSPDSKLYLFFIPVPIPAYIFAIGFVGYSVYGIYEKKGKIDHAAHLGGGVIGVLFTLLVIPGAWQYFLNAF